The following are encoded together in the Notolabrus celidotus isolate fNotCel1 chromosome 9, fNotCel1.pri, whole genome shotgun sequence genome:
- the ep400 gene encoding E1A-binding protein p400 isoform X5, translated as MHHGSGSQNMQRQLQRSKSVSGSEAEETQQQPTMAVTQQQATINHPPSPVTTFSSSASPSAPQSPNYQIIMSRSPVTGQNMNITLQNVTGNQQITLTPLPIQNPASPGFQHTTPQWRFEHAPSSYIQVTSPVPQPLQPQSPTQHSPVPVQGLTRPGAPTAALGVCGQSPTRFVEAGMLVRQISLGSPSGSGHFVYQEGTGLAQITATTPGQVQLTSPGAPGSVRERRLSQPHSQTGGTIHHLGPQSPVATGASLPTLSSPGHITTSNLPPQISSIIQGQLARPMIFEKTSQGVVAGVGTTAAFSIPSSIPPSSPSLTSPTLGMPNNPLGPTSMTVGTVKKQAPKKLEEIAPSTPEIAQLRKQCLEHHTKKMDSLKEVFKEYLIELFFLQHLQGNMMDYLAFKKKPCVPLYTYLRQNDLDLEDEDDEEEQSEVINDEVKVVTGKDGQAVTPVAIATQLPANVSAAFSVQQQFQGHQGSAAGTITNPGDLDAFKRQQAMAQAGGMPPTPQAVQIAGQKQNQQQYDHSKGPPVQNAASLHTPPPQLPSRLPQGALPMASLSMTLSQQAQLVESAQPCGQLAQVKVQAGGPILAAVNPHAQLQAQLQQQMQPGLHLQLQPQQQPQAILQPGQATVALARPGTESNPPVQRIITNSLSMSPAPLSALNPVQTPHTANPLRPHGANINPSTPSKLTGTNGISTVKMGGFGQSATMNSSQEGSQDKQVEQAKLESQVHQRISELRKEGQWSASRLPKLMEASRPKSHWDYLLEEMQWMAADFAQERRWKEAAAKKLVRTCARYHQEQKTSEERAKRERDIHLRHIASTIAREVEFFWSNIEQVVEIKLQFDIYEKRLKALSLQRASAKAPGQSPAVKADKEEAGTSFKKRKLSSPLVEEDALDEESTIEEQEVMEGNSDHKAELVDLAKDAEMPLDALVKQYAGAYADNFDWPQPSPQSEEENMEETEEVECPASSPPEAVMIDSLLSVDQYRGADKASSSESDGKTARDIAEVAATTELILPKGSFRTTSSTRSPAPILLHGSLREYQQIGVDWLVNLHKKHLNGILADETGLGKTVQTVAYMAHLAGQEGIWGPHLIVVRTCKLLNWEVEFKRWCPGLKILLYLGNRRERRSKRMWWGEANSFHVCVTSYKLLMKDQSHFLRRRWRHLILDEVQLIKNMTEKHWETVFALKSEQRILLINTPLQNTLKELWTMIHFLLPGITRSYSDFPVKAGTDQNQDYCHKLVIRLHRMIQPFILRRSKRDVEKQLPKKYEHILKCRLSSRQKSLYEDILTQPRAQEALKTGHFVSVLQVLMQLQRVCNHPELVAPRENNSSYFGSSLQYNVPSLVLEALQKDSSKIANMSIFDLINNENRLTRYQTEEVVPKLKITQQLIEEIHTGPDPLPRPKPCPIKPMRLFQSVQYGTKPEGRLAAITSTASQRPPTSSPTTNTSVSTTTNQSAQTRVKSPVTTATTTATSNAVGTASQRAQTTPPVNSSSNTAASSGNAGIGKHVLGAPSVAVGQTLTGSVMGALAPIGQPGLAQVSRPALAPSHAIQPSLLSQRLVLTSQAQARLPSGDVVKIAQLANMAGTQSRISQPETPVTLQFQGNKFTLSPSQLRQLTTGQPLQLQGTLGNILQIVSAPGQQIIRPQGPMVMQAMPQAVPASNASATPGTPHPALSTAQQALGATTNATSVPTKLTTPTKAGSQESSEEKNQQLKERLGRLFAANERRCSRRVLYGSDLLQACTLSTEPSHSALTAGGWSWVGRESCLRAQRTCVATTSTLQSSLLSVEDRLEAANSLIKRLVCVVPTAVAPLPQLYAANPPVPYSLDQKSFQRRLQEASSPLSADIHHFTSKSLIHFPDLQLMQMDSGKLEALAILLQKLRSESHRVLIFTQMVKMLDILEAFLDHRQLTYVRVDESFTADERQESIKRFNRNKKVFCSILTNRCCSAVGTVFDADTIIFYDTDLNPSMDARTQEWCDKIGRSKDIHIYRLESGNSIEEKLLKNGTKDLIREVAAQGTDYTLAFLTQRTIQDLFEVEAGSGEKVEEFVVLHQEPSASEAISPRVARPYIQALHSINLDAPAEEKEQQQVKEELESKESKEGEQESESQSPEEPAHIEELNAVMEQLTPIERYALHYLEYLHISDDETALKEQLECSKKGWEMKQLQKLKEEEDERLMMEGDEDLFTYTREDAYNMEYVFDAEDGHTEIMPVWTPPTPPQDDNDIYIDSVMMLMYDTTPMPESKLPPIYIRKEHKRLKMDPSAAARKKKKGHGETVIPPRSLFEKASMLKVRREGKDQKKNFSLKQQAPFAKPLPSLVKPAMEAGQDNPEWLISEDWALLQAVKQLLELPLNLTIVSPAHTPNWDLVSDVVNSCSRIYRSPKQCRNRYENVIIPREEGKLVYEANPKKKTKSIYKSKNNRPLRTSQIYTQDDNATHIQLYNSRFELMKIIASKRSPPIKPLLGMNPFQKNPKHASVLAESGISYDKPLPPIQVASQRAERIAKEKKALAEQQKAQQLAQQQAGTPAQAATGQAQTPAAVAQVSQTAAVAGATAVPNAAVLAGAIKNATVGTTIQAATVGGNVIVNTVAGVPPSPFQANKRLASPVIPGTLSPAGAAGAQVVHAQQRAVTTAAAPAEVVAIATGQGVRTVTPVTASAVVTTTLSPGQSQTRPLVTQVTPAAGMQLPQGKPLTPAHLQMLRQQQLQQHQQQQQQAASPQIKAELIKMQKHKLQLQQQQQVAAAVAAAQGQQAAGAQQAAQVQSAQATQANPQLATVAAPRPGAVLTGTTVARLTRVPTQGQIQAQAGHTAQVTLTKPPVVSVPAVVSSAGVTTLPVTVAGISVAIGQATKTGGPVLTQSFPPMQVQQLLQMKKQQQAVQAAAQQKAGQPQGQATVQQKIGTQQVTVQAAQPTQQGQKVTYAAGIKTQFFTTSIAQAQKTTGAQQIQVAKLPQIVQQQPTVANIQQIVSSPQQIQGQPQTVTLTQATTSTPAQVQMIPAGTATVQVVQQKIIQQQVVTAATSPQIQTPPSHSPAQQSTATSSAETPAQQPTQAQQPTKGQARQSGIRAKTTAKPSGGGS; from the exons ATGCACCATGGAAGTGGATCACAGAACATGCAACGACAGCTCCAGAGATCTAAGTCTGTCAGTGGGTCTGAAGCAGAGGAGACGCAGCAGCAGCCCACCATGGCAGTCACACAGCAGCAAGCTACAATCAACCATCCACCGTCTCCTGTGACCACATTCTCCTCCTCCGCCAGCCCTTCAGCCCCTCAGTCACCCAATTATCAGATAATCATGAGTCGTAGCCCGGTCACCGGCCAGAACATGAACATCACTTTACAAAATGTGACCGGTAACCAACAGATCACCCTGACCCCACTCCCTATCCAGAACCCTGCATCCCCTGGCTTTCAGCATACTACACCTCAGTGGAGGTTTGAGCATGCTCCATCCTCTTACATTCAGGTTACCTCACCTGTGCCCCAGCCCCTGCAGCCCCAGAGTCCCACCCAGCACAGCCCAGTCCCTGTGCAAGGTTTGACAAGGCCAGGAGCACCCACAGCAGCACTGGGTGTGTGTGGACAGAGTCCAACGCGATTTGTTGAAGCTGGTATGTTGGTGAGACAAATCAGTTTAGGCAGTCCATCTGGGAGTGGTCACTTTGTTTACCAGGAGGGGACAGGACTGGCCCAGATTACTGCAACCACACCTGGCCAGGTACAGCTGACGTCTCCAGGGGCACCAGGCTCTGTGAGGGAACGCCGGCTATCCCAACCTCACTCACAGACGGGAGGCACCATCCACCACCTTGGACCTCAAAGTCCTGTGGCCACTGGCGCTTCTCTCCCCACTTTGAGCAGTCCCGGTCACATTACCACCTCCAACCTACCTCCACAAATCAGCAGTATCATTCAAGGACAGCTGGCACGCCCCATGATATTTGAGAAAACATCACAGGGTGTGGTTGCTGGAGTAGGAACCACGGCAGCTTTCAGTATACCCTCCTCCATTCCACCCTCTAGCCCATCCCTCACTAGTCCAACCCTAGGCATGCCCAACAACCCCCTTGGACCCACCAGCATGACTGTGGGCACTGTGAAGAAGCAGGCTCCCAAGAAGTTAGAAGAAATTGCCCCCTCTACTCCAGAAATTGCTCAGCTGAGGAAACAGTGCCTGGAGCACCACACAAAGAAGATGGACAGCCTGAAGGAGGTGTTCAAAGAATACCTGATTGAGCTTTTCTTTCTGCAGCACCTCCAAGGGAATATGATGGACTACCTAGCATTCAAAAAGAAGCCCTGTGTTCCTTTGTATACTTACCTGAGACAGAATGACTTGGACcttgaagatgaagatgacgaAGAGGAACAGTCTGAAGTCATTAATGATGAG gtaAAGGTTGTTACTGGAAAGGATGGCCAAGCAGTGACACCAGTTGCCATAGCAACACAGCTTCCTGCCAATGTTTCAGCAGCTTTCTCTGTCCAGCAGCAGTTCCAG GGACACCAGGGGTCTGCTGCTGGCACAATTACAAACCCGGGAGACTTGGATGCCTTTAAGAGGCAGCAGGCTATGGCGCAAGCAG GCGGGATGCCGCCTACCCCTCAAGCGGTCCAGATTGCtggacagaaacagaaccagcaaCAATATGACCACTCTAAAGGACCTCCAGTGCAGAATGCAGCCAGTctacacacacctcctcctcagctgccaAGCAGGTTGCCCCAAGGTGCCCTCCCTATGGCCAGCCTGTCAATGACACTCTCCCAGCAGGCTCAGTTAGTGGAGTCGGCTCAGCCTTGTGGTCAGCTGGCTCAGGTGAAAGTGCAGGCAGGTGGGCCTATCCTGGCTGCAGTGAACCCTCACGCACAGCTCCAGGCTCAGCTGCAACAGCAGATGCAGCCAGGTCTTCATCTCCAGCTGCAGCCCCAGCAACAACCCCAAGCCATTCTCCAGCCTGGGCAGGCG acgGTGGCACTTGCTCGCCCTGGTACCGAGTCAAACCCGCCGGTTCAGAGGATAATAACCAACTCGTTATCCATGTCTCctgctcccctctctgctcttaaTCCTGTCCAAACCCCCCATACTGCAAATCCACTCCGCCCTCACGGTGCCAACATCAACCCAAGCACCCCGTCCAAACTCACTGGGACAAATGGCATATCCACAGTTAAAATGGGTGGCTTTGGTCAAAGTGCAACCATGAACTCTTCACAGGAGGGTTCTCAAGACAAGCAAGTAGAGCAGGCCAAACTG GAGAGTCAAGTGCATCAGCGCATCTCTGAGCTAAGGAAGGAGGGTCAGTGGTCAGCGAGCAGACTCCCTAAACTTATGGAAGCCTCACGTCCAAAGTCTCACTGGGACTACCTCCTGGAGGAGATGCAGTGGATGGCTGCTGACTTTGCCCAGGAGAGGAGATGGAAAGAGGCTGCCGCTAAGAAA CTTGTTCGTACATGTGCCCGTTACCACCAAGAGCAGAAGACAAGTGAAGAGAGggcaaagagagaaagggataTTCATCTTCGTCATATTGCCAGCACTATCGCCAGAGAGGTGGAATTCTTCTGGTCAAACATTGAGCAG GTTGTTGAAATCAAATTACAGTTTGACATTTATGAGAAGAGACTCAAAGCACTCAGCTTACAGAGAGCCTCAGCTAAAG CACCTGGTCAGTCACCAGCTGTGAAAGCTGATAAAGAG gagGCGGGGACTTCATTTAAAAAGCGAAAATTAAGTTCACCCTTGGTTGAGGAAGATG CCCTAGATGAAGAGAGCACTATTGAGGAGCAGGAGGTCATGGAGGGAAATTCAGACCACAAAGCAGAGTTGGTTGACCTTGCCAAAGATG CTGAGATGCCCCTGGATGCTTTGGTGAAGCAATATGCTGGCGCATATGCTGACAACTTTGATTGGCCTCAGCCTAGTCCacaaagtgaagaagaaaacatggaaGAGACTGAAG AAGTGGAGTGTCCTGCAAGCAGTCCTCCTGAGGCGGTGATGATTGACTCCCTACTCAGTGTGGATCAGTACCGAGGTGCTGACAAAGcctcctcctctgagtctgatggGAAGACTGCGAGAGACATAGCTGAAGTTGCTGCCACCACAGAGCTCATCCTGCCCAAGGGGAGCTTCAGGACAACTTCCTCA ACCCGCAGTCCAGCTCCTATTCTACTGCATGGGTCGCTGCGAGAGTATCAGCAAATCGGTGTTGACTGGCTGGTGAATCTCCACAAGAAACACCTCAACGGCATCCTAGCAGACGAGACGGGCCTCGGCAAGACTGTACAGACAGTCGCTTATATGGCCCACTTAGCAGGCCAAGAAG GCATCTGGGGACCTCACCTTATTGTAGTAAGGACGTGCAAGTTGCTAAATTGGGAGGTTGAGTTTAAGCGCTGGTGTCCAGGCCTTAAGATCCTTCTTTATCTTGGCAACCGAAGGGAGCGGAGGTCAAAGAGAATG TGGTGGGGAGAAGCCAACAgcttccatgtgtgtgtaacgtCCTACAAACTGCTGATGAAAGACCAGAGCCATTTTCTGAGGAGAAGATGGAGGCATCTGATCCTGGACGAGGTTCAgctcatcaaaaacatgactgaGAAACACTGGGAAACAGTCTTTGCTCTAAAAAG TGAGCAGAGGATTCTCCTCATCAACACTCCTCTGCAAAATACCCTGAAGGAACTGTGGACCATGATCCACTTCCTTTTGCCAGGAATCACCAGGTCCTACTCTGACTTCCCAGTAAAGGCAGGAACAGACCAGAACCAGGACTACTGCCACAAACTGGTCATCCGCCTGCACAGG ATGATCCAGCCCTTCATCCTGAGGCGCTCCAAAAGGGACGTGGAGAAACAGCTGCCCAAGAAGTACGAGCACATCCTGAAGTGTCGTCTCTCCAGCAGACAGAAAAGCCTTTATGAGGACATCCTCACTCAACCAAG AGCTCAGGAGGCATTGAAGACGGGTCATTTTGTCAGCGTACTTCAGGTTTTGATGCAGCTGCAGCGAGTGTGTAACCACCCTGAGCTGGTGGCACCAAGAGAGAACAACAGCTCCTACTTCGGATCCTCTCTACAATACAATGTGCCATCGCTGGTGCTGGAAGCTCTGCAGAAGGACTCTAGCAAG ATTGCCAACATGTCCATATTTGATCTGATCAACAACGAGAACAGGCTGACCCGCTACCAGACTGAAGAGGTGGTACCTAAACTAAAGATCACTCAACAGCTCATAGAGGAGATCCACACTGGTCCCGATCCACTGCCACGACCCAAGCCGTGCCCAATAAAACCCATGAG ATTATTCCAGTCAGTTCAGTACGGGACGAAGCCAGAAGGCCGTTTGGCAGCCATCACAAGTACAGCAAGCCAGCGTCCACCAACGAGCTCTCCTACTACTAACACCTCTGTTTCCACCACCACCAACCAGTCAGCCCAGACCAGGGTCAAGTCCCCTGTTACCACGGCAACTACCACAGCCACATCTAATG CAGTTGGAACAGCCTCTCAGAGAGCCCAGACTACCCCTCCtgtcaacagcagcagcaacactgcCGCCTCCTCTGGGAACGCTGGCATTGGGAAGCATGTGTTGGGGGCTCCGTCAGTGGCTGTGGGCCAGACCTTAACGGGCTCAGTTATGGGGGCATTAGCTCCCATTGGCCAGCCTGGATTAGCACAGGTCTCCAGGCCAGCTCTAGCCCCCAGCCATGCCATCCAGCCAAGCTTACTGTCCCAGAGGCTGGTTCTTACATCCCAGGCCCAGGCACGGTTGCCTA GTGGAGACGTGGTGAAGATTGCCCAGCTGGCCAACATGGCAGGCACACAGAGTCGTATCTCGCAGCCAGAGACTCCTGTCACTCTGCAGTTTCAGGGAAACAAGTTCACTTTGTCTCCCAGCCAGCTCCGTCAGCTCACCACTGGGCAGCCTTTGCAGCTCCAAGGTACACTCG GTAACATCCTGCAGATTGTGTCGGCTCCCGGGCAGCAGATCATCAGGCCCCAGGGACCGATGGTGATGCAAGCAATGCCACAAGCTGTTCCTGCTTCTAATGCCTCAGCTACACCTGGCACACCTCATCCCGCCCTTTCCACTGCCCAACAAG caCTGGGAGCGACTACAAATGCCACATCAGTGCCCACCAAACTCACTACTCCCACCAAAGCTGGTTCTCAG GAGTCTTCAGAGGAAAAGAATCAGCAGCTAAAGGAGCGTTTGGGCCGCCTGTTCGCAGCGAACGAGCGACGCTGCAGCCGCAGAGTGTTGTACGGGTCAGACCTTCTGCAGGCATGCACTCTGAGCACAGAGCCGAGTCATTCCGCCCTGACTGCTGGAGGCTGGAGTTGGGTTGGTAGAGAGAGCTGCCTCAGGGCCCAAAGAACCTGCGTTGCTACCACTTCAACACTGcagtcctctctgctctctgtggagGACCGCCTGGAGGCCGCCAACAGCCTTATCAAGAG GCTGGTTTGTGTGGTGCCTACTGCTGTAGCCCCACTTCCTCAGCTGTATGCAGCCAATCCGCCGGTTCCCTACAGTCTGGACCAGAAGTCCTTTCAGCGTCGACTACAGGAGGCCTCTTCACCCCTCAGTGCTGATATCCACCACTTTACATCCAAGAGTCTCATCCATTTCCCTGACCTGCAGCTGATGCAGATGGACTCag GTAAACTGGAAGCTCTTGCCATTCTGCTGCAGAAGCTGAGGTCAGAGAGCCACCGCGTCCTCATCTTTACTCAGATGGTGAAGATGTTGGACATCCTGGAGGCCTTCCTCGATCACAGGCAGCTGACTTATGTGCGGGTTGATGAAAGCTTCACTGCTGATGAACGACAG GAGAGTATAAAGAGGTTTAACAGGAATAAGAAAGTGTTCTGCAGCATCCTCACAAAccgctgctgctctgctgtcgGGACTGTGTTTGATGCAGACACCATCATCTTCTACGACACAGACCTCAATCCCAGCATGGACGCCCGCACACAAGAGTGGTGTGACAAAATCGGACGTTCTAAGGATATACACATATATAG GTTGGAGAGCGGGAACTCAAtcgaagaaaagctgctgaaGAATGGCACCAAGGACCTGATCAGAGAAGTGGCTGCCCAGGGTACAGACTACACCCTGGCTTTCCTCACACAG CGGACTATCCAGGATCTGTTTGAGGTGGAGGCAGGCTCGGGGGAAAAGGTAGAGGAGTTTGTGGTTCTTCATCAGGAGCCCTCGGCCTCAGAGGCCATTTCGCCTAGAGTGGCGAGACCCTACATTCAGGCTCTGCACAGCATCAACCTGGATGCTCCAGCAGAGgagaaagagcagcagcaggtgaaggAGGAGTTAGAAAGCAAGGAGTCAAAAGAGGGGGAGCAGGAGTCAGAGAGCCAATCCCCAGAGGAGCCTGCACACATAGAGGAGCTGAATGCTGTCATGGAACAG CTCACACCAATTGAAAGGTATGCCCTGCATTACCTGGAGTACCTCCATATCAGTGATGATGAAACTGCTCTTAAG GAGCAGCTGGAGTGCTCTAAGAAAGGCTGGGAGATGAAGCAGCTTCAGaaactgaaggaggaggaggatgagcgGCTGATGATGGAGGGAGACGAAGACCTGTTCACCTACACCAGAGAGGATGCCTACAACATG GAGTATGTGTTTGATGCAGAAGACGGTCACACAGAAATCATGCCG GTTTGGAccccaccaacaccaccacagGATGACAATGACATTTACATAGACTCTGTGATGATGCTGATGTACGACACCACACCCATGCCAGAATCCAAATTGCCTCCCATCTACATCCGCAAGGAGCACAAACGACTCAAGATGGACCCCTCAG CAGCAgccaggaagaagaaaaagggcCACGGGGAGACGGTCATTCCTCCACGCTCTCTGTTCGAAAAGGCCAGCATGCTCAAAGTTCGCCGCGAGGGCAAAGACCAGAAGAAGAACTTCTCCCTCAAGCAACAGGCACCCTTTGCAAAGCCCCTCCCCTCGCTGGTCAAACCTGCCATGGAGGCCGGCCAAGACAACCCAGAGTGGCTCATCAGTGAGGACTGGGCTCTGCTTCAG GCTGTGAAGCAGCTGCTGGAGTTACCTCTGAACCTGACGATCGTGTCTCCTGCCCACACTCCAAACTGGGATCTGGTGAGTGACGTGGTAAACTCCTGCAGTCGCATCTACCGCTCTCCCAAACAGTGTCGCAACCGCTATGAAAATGTCATCATTCCCAGAGAGGAGGGCAAG ttGGTGTATGAGGCAAACCCCAAGAAGAAAACCAAGAGTATATACAAG TCTAAGAACAACCGCCCTCTAAGAACGAGTCAGATCTACACACAGGACGACAACGCTACTCACATTCAGCTGTACAACAGCCGCTTTGAACTCATGAAGATCATAGCCAGCAAGAGGAGTCCACCAATCAAACCACT ACTCGGAATGAATCCATTCCAGAAGAATCCCAAACATGCGTCTGTCTTGGCAGAAAG TGGGATCAGCTACGACAAGCCCCTACCTCCCATTCAAGTGGCCTCTCAACGTGCTGAGAGGATTGCCAAGGAGAAAAAG GCCCTTGCAGAGCAGCAAAAGGCTCAGCAGTTGGCACAGCAGCAAGCGGGAACTCCAGCTCAGGCTGCAACCGGCCAGGCTCAGACTCCCGCTGCTGTGGCTCAGGTCTCTCAGACTGCCGCAGTGGCTGGAGCCACTGCTGTACCAAATGCAGCAGTTCTG GCTGGAGCCATAAAAAACGCAACCGTGGGCACAACCATCCAGGCTG CTACTGTAGGGGGGAATGTGATTGTGAACACAGTAGCTGGAGTTCCTCCAAGTCCCTTCCAGGCCAACAAACGCCTGGCATCTCCAGTCATACCAGGCACCCTGTCT CCTGCTGGTGCAGCTGGAGCCCAGGTGGTCCACGCACAGCAGAGGGCTGTCACGACTGCTGCTGCCCCAGCTGAGGTGGTCGCCATAGCTACAGGTCAAGGTGTAAGAACTGTTACCCCGGTTACAGCATCTGCAGTGGTCACTACTACTCTGAGTCCAGGGCAGTCACAGACCCGCCCCCTGGTCACTCAGGTCACACCAG CCGCAGGTATGCAGCTGCCACAAGGAAAACCTCTTACCCCAGCACACCTGCAGATGCTCcgacagcagcagctgcagcagcaccaacaacagcaacagcaggcTGCCTCTCCACAGATCAAAGCG GAGCTGATAAAGATGCAAAAGCATAagttgcagctgcagcagcagcagcaggtggcaGCAGCAGTGGCAGCAGCTCAGGGccaacaggctgcaggagctcAGCAGGCAGCTCAGGTCCAGTCTGCACAGGCCACACAAGCGAACCCTCAGCTGGCAACTGTGGCAGCACCCAGACCTGGAGCTGTGCTGACCGGCACCACTGTGGCTAGACTG ACTCGAGTCCCCACTCAAGGCCAGATTCAGGCCCAGGCAGGACATACAGCCCAGGTGACCCTCACCAAGCCTCCTGTGGTCTCTGTGCCAGCTGTGGTCTCATCAGCAGGAGTCACAACACTGCCTGTCACTGTAGCAGGCATCAGTGTGGCTATCGGGCAGGCCACGAAAACAG gtGGGCCTGTGCTGACGCAGTCATTCCCACCAATGCAGGtccagcagctgctgcagatgaagaaacagcagcaggcagTCCAGGCTGCAGCTCAGCAGAAAGCAGGGCAGCCGCAAGGACAGGCCACTGTGCAGCAGAAG ATTGGCACCCAGCAGGTGACAGTGCAGGCAGCCCAGCCGACCCAGCAGGGGCAGAAGGTGACCTACGCTGCCGGAATCAAGACCCAGTTCTTCACCACATCCATCGCTCAGGCTCAGAAAACCACAGGGGCCCAACAAATCCAG GTGGCTAAGCTCCCGCAAATAGTGCAGCAGCAACCAACCGTGGCCAATATTCAACAGATCGTGTCGTCTCCTCAGCAG ATCCAAGGCCAGCCTCAGACTGTCACTCTGACCCAGGCGACCACATCCACTCCTGCTCAAGTGCAGATGATTCCCGCTGGGACTGCAACAGTCCAGGTGGTCCAGCAGAAGATCATCCAGCAGCAGGTGGTGACCGCAGCCACGTCTCCGCAGATCCAGACTCCCCCTTCACACAGCCCCGCCCAGCAGTCCACAGCCACCTCTTCTGCAGAGACCCCGGCTCAGCAGCCCACTCAGGCCCAGCAGCCCACCAAGGGTCAAGCTCGGCAGAGTGGCATCAGAGCCAAAACTACCGCCAAACCCAGTGGAGGGGGCAGCTAA